In Pseudofrankia saprophytica, one genomic interval encodes:
- a CDS encoding glycoside hydrolase family 26 protein, translated as MSAGGPIRRPYRRRRSRRRALAALASLFAVALLAVLVPGVTAASAATTPAETTPAATPSAAATPLDQGGQSSAVPGVPALAIVLFDTDIVLVGGRGFLPSQDVKIDAVTDQLGGSATMKTGGEGRFLLGFQVPAGFAGNVSVTASQGERKATGQLAVGEPVPAPTVTPSTAPAPQAPADTSKLDTAGKLSGLPWMSGVHPANEMQPYLDFGSWRGRQVDLAHVFTVREQGWDPIVEPSWPVNDFANFPGKLVISQPLYPEGVGNNAECATGAYNDQWKRFGTFLVNHNRGDSIVRIGWEFNGDFMYWHVDADPTNWVKCFQNVATAIRSTDPNIKIDWTFNAHNSPVPNGGTPWPAYPGDEYVDYIGIDPYDMFPPSPDEATFDRQCNDPNGLCYAAKMARDHGKKLSVGEWGVTSCSGNPGGDNPLYIKKMWETFVANKDVMGYESYYDDPMPGNVCSTILNGGQNPNSAAEYKKLWDGGV; from the coding sequence GTGTCGGCGGGCGGACCCATCCGGCGTCCCTACCGTCGGCGGCGCTCCCGCCGACGCGCGCTCGCCGCGCTGGCGAGCCTGTTCGCCGTCGCGTTGCTGGCGGTGCTGGTGCCCGGCGTGACGGCCGCCTCGGCGGCCACCACGCCGGCGGAGACCACGCCGGCGGCCACGCCGTCAGCGGCCGCGACGCCGCTCGACCAGGGCGGGCAGAGCAGCGCCGTGCCCGGCGTGCCGGCGCTGGCGATCGTGCTGTTCGACACCGACATCGTGCTCGTCGGGGGTCGGGGCTTCCTGCCCTCCCAAGACGTGAAGATCGACGCCGTCACCGACCAGCTCGGCGGCTCCGCCACCATGAAGACCGGCGGCGAGGGTCGTTTCCTGCTCGGGTTCCAGGTGCCGGCCGGCTTCGCCGGAAACGTGTCGGTGACCGCCTCGCAGGGCGAGCGGAAGGCCACCGGCCAGCTGGCCGTGGGTGAGCCGGTGCCGGCTCCGACGGTCACGCCATCGACCGCTCCCGCCCCCCAGGCGCCGGCGGACACGAGCAAGCTGGACACCGCCGGCAAGCTGTCCGGCCTTCCGTGGATGTCGGGCGTCCACCCGGCGAACGAGATGCAGCCCTACCTGGACTTTGGCAGCTGGCGAGGCCGGCAGGTCGACCTCGCCCATGTGTTCACGGTCCGTGAGCAGGGTTGGGACCCGATCGTCGAGCCGAGCTGGCCGGTCAACGACTTCGCCAACTTCCCCGGCAAGCTGGTGATCAGCCAGCCGTTGTACCCGGAGGGGGTCGGCAACAACGCGGAGTGCGCGACCGGGGCCTACAACGATCAGTGGAAGCGGTTCGGCACCTTCCTGGTGAACCACAACCGTGGCGACTCGATCGTGCGGATCGGCTGGGAGTTCAACGGCGACTTCATGTACTGGCACGTCGACGCCGACCCGACGAACTGGGTGAAGTGCTTCCAGAACGTCGCCACCGCGATCCGGTCCACCGACCCGAACATAAAGATCGACTGGACCTTCAACGCGCACAACTCGCCGGTCCCGAACGGGGGCACGCCCTGGCCGGCCTACCCGGGTGACGAGTACGTCGACTACATCGGGATCGACCCGTACGACATGTTCCCGCCGTCGCCCGACGAGGCCACGTTCGACCGGCAGTGCAACGACCCGAACGGGCTCTGCTACGCGGCCAAGATGGCCAGGGACCACGGCAAGAAGCTCTCCGTCGGTGAGTGGGGCGTCACGTCCTGCTCCGGTAACCCCGGCGGCGACAACCCGCTCTACATCAAGAAGATGTGGGAGACGTTCGTCGCGAACAAGGACGTCATGGGCTACGAGTCCTACTACGACGACCCGATGCCGGGGAACGTCTGCTCCACGATCCTGAACGGTGGGCAGAACCCCAACTCGGCCGCCGAGTACAAGAAGCTCTGGGACGGCGGGGTCTAG